The DNA segment CGGGTGCGCACAGTGCATTCGGACGGTCTGTCGGCGCTCGGGTCGGCGCGCTACGACATTATCGTGAGCAATCCACCCTATGTGGATGCCGCCGACATGGCGGGCCTCAGTCCTGAGTTCCAGCATGAGCCCGTATTGGGACTCGCAGCCGGTGAAGACGGATTGGACGTGGTCATGCCCTTGCTGGCACAGGCTATCGACCATCTCAATCCAGGCGGAATTCTGGTCGTAGAGGTAGGTAATAGCGCACCTGCGCTGAGCCGGCGTCTGCCCGGTTGGCCGCTCACCTGGCTCGAATTCGAGCGTGGGGGGAGGGCGTGTTTTTGTTGACGCGCGAACAGATCGAGGCATCCAGCGGCGTAGCGCGCTAGGGCGCCGCGCCGCCGGTAGGGCGGAATCCAGGTCAGGTGGTCGGGATTTCGCCTTTGGTTTCCTTGATCGTCGGCGGATTGACGGCGGCTGGCTTGACCGTGGTGGTGGCCGTCGGGATATGGTCAATGCTGGTGGTGATCTTCGCCTTCGCTCGCAGGTCGCTGACGTATTTCTGAATCGCCTGTTGCGTGAGCAGCGACTCGATTCTGGGTTTGACTTCCGCGAAGGACGGCGGATTGAGCTTGCGCGTGCCCTGCAACAAAATCACGTGCCAGCCGAAGCGTGTATGCACCGGGGACTTGGTGTACTCGCCCTGTTTGAGTTTTTCCACGGCGGCGGTGAACGGTGGCACCATGGTGTCTGCCGTGAACCAGCCCAGCTCCCCGCCCTGCGGTGCGGAGGGTGCGATCGAGTCTTTCTTGGCCAGGGCCGCGAAGTTCGCGCCCTTGTTGAGCTGCTCAATGACTTTTTCAGCTTCAGCCTTGGTCTTCAGTAGAATGTGACTGGCCTTGTATTCGGTGCCACCCGATTGGGAGACGACCTGCTTGTAGGTCTTCTCGAGTTCGGCGTCGCTGTATTGTGGATGTCCGAATTTTTCTCGGAGTAGTGCCTGAATCAAAGTGTTGGCAGTGTTTTCCTCGATCTTTGCCTGAATCTGCGGACGCTTGTTGATACCTGCGTTCACGGCTGCCTGCTTGAGCAGTTGCATGTCCACGAGTTCTTCGAGCAGGGCCTTGCGGCTGAGTTTCACGTTGGGCATCTGCTGGGCACGTCCGACCATGTAATTATCGTATTCGGCCAACGTGATCGGTCGACCGTTGACCGTGGCAACCACATCGGCACTCGGCGGCGCGGCGTGCGTATCGCTTGTGGTGGCGTCGGTAGATTTGGACTGGCAGCCGGTGAGCAGGGTAGCGGCAATGGCTAGGCTGGCGGTGAGCCAGACGATTCTGAATTTCATGGGCGGGTTTCCGGATCGATGGTAGAGAGGGGGCGAAATATCGCGGCAGTGCTGCGAAGACAATGCACCCCGATTCAGGGGAAGGTCTGGCGAAAGGGGCGAACGTCGAGGTCGGCGTAGACACCGGCGGCGACATAGGGGTCTGCCTCGGCCCAGGCGCGTGCCTCGGACAACGTTTCGAATTCGGCGATGATCGTACTGCCGCTGAAGCCTGCCGGGCCTGGATCGTCGTTGTCGATGGCCGGCATCGGACCGGCGAGTACCAGTCGACCTTGATCGAGTAGGCTCTGAAGCCTAGCGACGTGCGCAGGACGTGCGCTAAGGCGTTTTTGCAGGCTGTCGGGGTGATCTTGCGCAAAAATGATGTAAAGCATTCAGATTTCCTCGTCTGCCGGGGTGTCCTGCATGAAGCGGGCGAGATAAAAGGCCTGGGCGATGATGAAAATCATACTCAGCCCGAGCATGCCGAACATTTTGAAGTCCACCCAGGTTTCTTGACTGAAGCGATAGGCGACCCAAATGTTGAGCGCGCCGGAGATGATGAAGAAAATAATCCAGCCCATGTTCAGTCGCCGCCAGATCGCGGCAGGTACGGTGATGGCGTGAGACATCATGCGCTCAACCAGTGTGCGTTGGCCGATCAGATGGCTGACCAGGAACGCGGCTGCGAACAGCCAGTTGAGGATCGTCGGCTTCCACTTGATAAACAGAGGGTCATGAAAGGCGAGGGTGGCGCCACCGAATACGCTGATCAGCGCAAGCGAGACCAGGTGCATGGTTTCGAATCGGCGGTGCCGCAGCCAGTAAAGTGCGACCTGCAGGAACGAAGCCGCAATAGCGACCGCCGTGGCCAGGAAGATGGCGTCGGCGTGATCGCCCGCTTTCAACGTCAGCGGGAGTAGCGGATTCAGCGCATGGATGATCTCTGGCGGGATCGATGCGTAGAACTTGTAGACCAGAAAAAACAGGAGAACCGGGAAAAAATCGAAAAGCAGTTTCATGTCCGGGCCCGGTGTTGGCTCATCCGGCGATGATAGCAGATCGTTAGCGATGGGTGCGTAAACTGATCCCTGGCGCTAACATGTCGATTCCCGTTACGCGAAGGCGCTCATGAGTCAGTATTTCGAGATACACCCGGAAAATCCGCAGTCGCGCCTGATCCGCCAGGCCGTCGATATTTTGTCCGGTGGTGGTGTGATCGTTTACCCCACGGATTCCTGTTATGCCTTGGGTTGCCTGATCGGAGACAAATCGGCACAAGAGCGTATTCGCCGTATCCGCAAAATCGAGCCGAGCCATCATTTCACACTGGTGTGCCGAGATCTGTCGGAAATATCGGTTTATGCCAAGGTCGACGACCGTGCATACCGGTTGATGAAGGGGCTGACACCGGGACCCTATACCTTCCTGCTGCCCGCCACCCGAGAAGTGCCGCGGCGATTGCAGAACCCCAAGCGGAAAACCATCGGCCTGCGCGTGCCCGACAACGCGGTAGCGCAAGCGTTGCTTGGTGCCTTGGGAGAGCCGCTGATGAGCACCACGTTGTGGTTGCCCGGCGATACGCTCCCGCATACCGTGGGTTACGAGATTCGCGAGCGTCTGGAACACGAGGTCGATCTGGTGATCGACAGTGGTACTTGTGGCGTGGAGCCGACGACCGTGATCGATTTGGACGAGATTCCACCCCGTATATTGCGTGCGGGTAAGGGGGATGCCAGCCATCTTCAGGCCGATTGATCGGATGAAGCGCGTAGACGAGAAGTTTTCCCCGTTCGAGTGAGGGGATCGCGTATAATTCGCCGCTTATGAGTCCCGATCAGATCATACAAACCATTAGCATCTGGATACTGCCAGTGCTGTTCGCGGTGACCCTGCACGAGGCGGCTCATGGCTATGCGGCCAAGCGTCTCGGCGACACCACGGCACAAATGCTGGGCCGGTTGAGTCTCAATCCGCTGCGTCATATCGATCCTATCGGTACGGTTGTGGTGCCTCTGGCCTTATTAGTGCTCGGCGGCTTTATCTTCGGTTGGGCCAAGCCGGTACCGGTCAACTTCAATAATCTCAAACATCCGCGGCGCGACATGGCCCTGGTGGCGGTCGCTGGCCCGATGGCGAACCTTGCCATGGCACTGTTCTGGGCGCTGGTGATGAAGCTTGGTCTGAGCTTCGCGAGTACCGGCAGCAGCTTCGCCGTGCCATTGACCCTGATGGGGCAAGCAGGCATCTCCATCAATCTGATTCTGATGATCCTGAATCTGTTGCCCTTGCCGCCGCTGGACGGTGGGCGCGTGCTTTCTGGTCTGCTGCCACCCATCTGGTCTGACCGCCTGGATCGCATCGAACCCTATGGACTTATCATCCTCGTGGTTTTGCTGATGACGCATGTGCTATCCATGATCATCGGCCCGATTTACGCCCTCATCGGTGGAGGGATATACAACCTTTTTGGTCTGCCACATCTGTAGGAGAAGGCGTGAGTTCCGTACCTGTGCCGAATCAGCGTGTCTTGTCTGGCATGCGACCGACAGGCCGCATGCATCTGGGGCACTACCATGGTGTGGTCAAGAACTGGGTGGATCTTCAGCACACCCATGAGTGTTTTTTCTTCGTGGCGGATTGGCATGCGTTGACCACGCATTACGAAGACCTGACCCGCCTGGAGGAGAACACGCGGGAAATGGTCATCGATTGGCTGGCGGCGGGCATCAACCCCGGCTCGGCGACCATGTTCGTGCAGTCTTGGGTGCCCGAACACGCAGAACTGCATCTGCTGTTATCCATGATTACGCCGTTGGGCTGGCTCGAACGTGTCCCCAGTTTCAAGGACCAGCAGGAACAACTTAAGGACCGTGATCTAGCCACCTATGGCTTTCTCGGCTATCCGCTGCTGCAGAGCGCCGACATCCTGATCTACAAGGCCGGCATGGTGCCGGTTGGTGAGGATCAGGTGCCGCATCTCGAGATCACACGCGAAATTGCGCGCCGCTTCAATCACCTCTATGGACGCGAGCCGGATTTTGCAGAGCGCGCCGAGCAGGCCATCGCCAAGATGGGTAAGAAGAATGCGCGGCTGTATCGCGATTTGCGCCGACGCTATCAGGAGCAAGGCGAAGCGGAAGCCATCGAAGTGGCGCGCGCGCTGTTGGAGTCGCAGCAGAATCTATCGATCGGTGATCGCGAGCGGTTGTTCGGTTATCTTGAGGGTTCAGGACGCATCATTCTGCCCGAGCCACAAGCGCTACTGACGCGTGCCTCCAAGCTGCCGGGCTTGGACGGACGCAAGATGTCCAAGTCCTACCACAACACCATCGCTTTGCGTGATGCCCCTGCAGACGTCGAAAAAAACATCCGCACCATGCCGACGGACCCGGCGCGGGTGCGCCGCACGGATCCCGGCGAGCCAGAAAAATGCCCGGTATGGCAGTTTCACCAAGTGTATTCAGGGCAGGATGTGCTGGACTGGGTGCAGACCGGATGCCGTAGCGCCGGTATTGGCTGTCTGGATTGCAAGCAACCGGTCATCGATGCGGTGCTGGCGGAGCTGCGCCCGATCCAGGAGCGCGCGCGCGAGTACGAAGCCGACCCTACACTGGTACAGAACGTGCTGAATGAGGGGACTGAAACCGCGCGCGATGTGGCGGGCGAGACCATGAGCGAGGTCCGCCGCGCCATGGGGCTGGCATACCGCTGAGCGTGTTCCGCGTGACGGCACTCCACTTTCGATCGGATGCCTGCTTGTGAGCGAAGACACCCTCATAAGTAGCGAACACGCCACGGGTCACGCTCAGTCAGAACTGCCGTTTGCCTTGGTCTGGGGCGAACCACTGTCGAATCCGCCGCAGGATCTATACATTCCCCCCGACGCACTTGAGGTCTTTCTTGAGGCCTTCGAAGGCCCCCTGGACCTGCTGCTGTACCTGATCAAACGCCAGAACCTCAACATACTCGATATCCCCATCGCCGAGGTGACGCGTCAGTATGTGGACTATATCGCCCTGATGCAGAATCTGCGGCTGGAACTTGCCGCCGAGTATCTGGTGATGGCCGCAGTATTGGCGGAAATCAAATCGCGCATGCTGTTGCCGAGACCCGCCGAGGTCGAGGCCGATGAGGCCGATCCGCGTGCCGAGCTGGTCCGCCGTTTGCAGGAATACGAGCGCATCAGGCGCGCAGCTGAAGACATCGATGCGTTGCCACGCATGGATCGTGACTGGATTGCCGTCAACGTGGCGCCGCCTCCACGAGAGATTGCGCGACCTGAACCCGAGGTCGATTTACGCGAAATTCTTCATGCACTGCGTGAAGTGATGGGGCGTGCACAGATGTTCACCCACCATCATATCCAACGTGAGCCCTTGTCCATTCGCGAACGTATGTCGCGCGTGTTGGAACGCCTGGGCGATGATTTCATCGAATTCACCGGTTTTTTCTCCCCGGAAGAAGGACGCCGCGGCGTGGTGGTCACCCTGTTGGCCCTGTTGGAACTGCTTAAAGAACACCTGATCGAGCTGGTTCAGAACGAGCCCTTCACGCCGATTTATGTCAAACGCGCGGATCGTTGAGGTCATTCTGTGAGTGAAATACCGATCATTCGGCAAGTCATCGAGGCTGCACTGCTGAGCGCTACGCAACCGCTGAGTCTCGAACGCCTGGAGCGTTTGTTCGAAGGTGAGGAGCCGGCGCTGGATCGCCAGGCGATTCGTCAGGCCTTGGGCGAACTCGCGGATGATTGCGATTCTCGCTGCTACGAGCTGAGCGAAGTGGCCAGTGGCTACCGGCTGCAGATCAAGAGCGAATTGGCGCCCTGGATCCATCGTTTATGGGAAGAACGGCCGCCGCGTTATTCTCGGGCTACCCTTGAGACACTGGCCTTGATCGCTTATCGACAGCCGATCACTCGCGGTGAGATTGAATCCGTACGCGGGGTCAGTGTGAGCAGCCATATTATCAAAGGGCTGCAGGAGCGGGATTGGGTCCGTGTCGTCGGCCATCGCGAGGTGCCGGGGCGGCCAGCACTGTACGCGACCACACGCGGGTTTCTGGATTATTTCGGGCTCAAATCCCTGGATGAACTGCCGCCGTTGGCCGAATTTATGGATATCGAAGGCCTGCATCCTCAGTTAGATCTGGGCGACCCGGAGGCGATAGGCGCCGAAGCCGAAGCCGAAGCCGAAGCCGAAGCCGAAGCCGAAGCCGAAGCCGAAGCCGAAGCCGAAGCCGAAGCCGAAGCCGAAGCCGAAGCCGAAGCCGAAGCCGAAGCCGAAGCCGAAGCCGAAGCCGAAGCCGAAGCCAAACCGCAGGACGGCGGAGCCTAGACATGTCGCTGGCGTTGCGTTATTCGCTGTTCGCCGCCTTGGCGACGCTTGCGAACCTACTAACCCAGGATGTCACGCTGCTCCTGTTTGAGCACCAAGTTTATGCCTTGTATGTGGCGATGGCGACCGGCACGCTGGTCGGTCTGTATGCGAAGTACGTGCTCGACAAGCGCTATATCTTTGCTTACCGCACGCGCGATGCCGCGCACGATGTACGTACTTTCATGCTGTACGCGACGACTGGTGCGTTCACGACGCTGATTTTCTGGGCCTGCGAGCTCGGTTTCTATCACGCCTTCGGCACACATGCCTGGCGCACTGCGGGCGCAGTGATCGGCTTATCCATCGGTTATTGGCTGAAATACCGGCTTGATCGTCGGTTTGCCTTCGCGACCGCCGCCGATACCGCCACGGGTTGAACTGGGTATCGCTCAGCGTTCAAGCAGGCGGGGCATCAGCATAACCAGATTGCAAGGCCGGGTACGGTGATCGAGTTGAGCCTCGATCAGGCGATCCCATCCTGTGCGGCAGGCGCCGGAGGACCCAGGCAAGCAGAAGATGTAGGTTGCATTCGCTACGCCGGCGATCGCCCGAGACTGGATACTGGATGTCTTGATTTCCTCGTAGGACAGCGAGCGGAACAGTTCGCCAAACCCCTCGATTTCCTTGTCCAATAAGGGGCTGATTGCCTCAGGGGTGCCGTCGCGCCCGGTGACGCCGGTGCCGCCGGTCGAGATCACGGCATGAATTTTCGGGGAGGCTATCCATTGCGACAGCGTCGCTCTGATTTGATAGATGTCATCCTTGACGATACATCGCTCAGCGATGTGATGACCTGCCTTTGTGATGCGCTCCATGAGGACTTGACCGGAGGTGTCGTCAGCCTCGGTGCGGCTGTCGGAGATGGTCAGTACGGCGATGTTCAGAGGGATGAATTCGGCTGCTTGGGTCACGATGGGCTCCCGTAGTTGGTGCGATCGACAAAACGGGCCGCCAACGGCCTGTCGTCGGGTACAATGTCGGCATGAACGATAGTGTACCTCCAGAAAGATTGCAGAAGCTGCTGGCCCGGGCCGGATTAGGGTCTCGCCGCGAAATTGAAACCTGGATCGCGGCCGGAGAGATCACGGTCAATGGCGAGGTTGCGACTCTGGGCACCCGTGCCACAGCGAGCGATCGCGTCACACGTCAAGGCCGTCCGCTGTCGTTGTCACGCCGTATCGCGCAGGAACCGCAAACCATCGTCTACTTCAAGCCGGAAGGTGAAGTCAGCACGCGTAGCGACCCGGAGGGGCGACCGAGTGTTTACGCCAATCTGCCACGTGGCCGCTGGGTAGGCGTAGGTCGTCTCGACATCAATACTTCCGGCCTGTTGCTGTTCACCAACGACGGCGAGTTGGCACACAAACTGATGCATCCATCCAGCGGCATCGAGCGCGAATACGC comes from the Acidihalobacter yilgarnensis genome and includes:
- a CDS encoding peptidylprolyl isomerase, yielding MKFRIVWLTASLAIAATLLTGCQSKSTDATTSDTHAAPPSADVVATVNGRPITLAEYDNYMVGRAQQMPNVKLSRKALLEELVDMQLLKQAAVNAGINKRPQIQAKIEENTANTLIQALLREKFGHPQYSDAELEKTYKQVVSQSGGTEYKASHILLKTKAEAEKVIEQLNKGANFAALAKKDSIAPSAPQGGELGWFTADTMVPPFTAAVEKLKQGEYTKSPVHTRFGWHVILLQGTRKLNPPSFAEVKPRIESLLTQQAIQKYVSDLRAKAKITTSIDHIPTATTTVKPAAVNPPTIKETKGEIPTT
- a CDS encoding YciI family protein, translating into MLYIIFAQDHPDSLQKRLSARPAHVARLQSLLDQGRLVLAGPMPAIDNDDPGPAGFSGSTIIAEFETLSEARAWAEADPYVAAGVYADLDVRPFRQTFP
- a CDS encoding septation protein A, giving the protein MKLLFDFFPVLLFFLVYKFYASIPPEIIHALNPLLPLTLKAGDHADAIFLATAVAIAASFLQVALYWLRHRRFETMHLVSLALISVFGGATLAFHDPLFIKWKPTILNWLFAAAFLVSHLIGQRTLVERMMSHAITVPAAIWRRLNMGWIIFFIISGALNIWVAYRFSQETWVDFKMFGMLGLSMIFIIAQAFYLARFMQDTPADEEI
- a CDS encoding L-threonylcarbamoyladenylate synthase; its protein translation is MSQYFEIHPENPQSRLIRQAVDILSGGGVIVYPTDSCYALGCLIGDKSAQERIRRIRKIEPSHHFTLVCRDLSEISVYAKVDDRAYRLMKGLTPGPYTFLLPATREVPRRLQNPKRKTIGLRVPDNAVAQALLGALGEPLMSTTLWLPGDTLPHTVGYEIRERLEHEVDLVIDSGTCGVEPTTVIDLDEIPPRILRAGKGDASHLQAD
- a CDS encoding site-2 protease family protein; its protein translation is MSPDQIIQTISIWILPVLFAVTLHEAAHGYAAKRLGDTTAQMLGRLSLNPLRHIDPIGTVVVPLALLVLGGFIFGWAKPVPVNFNNLKHPRRDMALVAVAGPMANLAMALFWALVMKLGLSFASTGSSFAVPLTLMGQAGISINLILMILNLLPLPPLDGGRVLSGLLPPIWSDRLDRIEPYGLIILVVLLMTHVLSMIIGPIYALIGGGIYNLFGLPHL
- a CDS encoding tryptophan--tRNA ligase produces the protein MSSVPVPNQRVLSGMRPTGRMHLGHYHGVVKNWVDLQHTHECFFFVADWHALTTHYEDLTRLEENTREMVIDWLAAGINPGSATMFVQSWVPEHAELHLLLSMITPLGWLERVPSFKDQQEQLKDRDLATYGFLGYPLLQSADILIYKAGMVPVGEDQVPHLEITREIARRFNHLYGREPDFAERAEQAIAKMGKKNARLYRDLRRRYQEQGEAEAIEVARALLESQQNLSIGDRERLFGYLEGSGRIILPEPQALLTRASKLPGLDGRKMSKSYHNTIALRDAPADVEKNIRTMPTDPARVRRTDPGEPEKCPVWQFHQVYSGQDVLDWVQTGCRSAGIGCLDCKQPVIDAVLAELRPIQERAREYEADPTLVQNVLNEGTETARDVAGETMSEVRRAMGLAYR
- a CDS encoding segregation and condensation protein A, coding for MSEDTLISSEHATGHAQSELPFALVWGEPLSNPPQDLYIPPDALEVFLEAFEGPLDLLLYLIKRQNLNILDIPIAEVTRQYVDYIALMQNLRLELAAEYLVMAAVLAEIKSRMLLPRPAEVEADEADPRAELVRRLQEYERIRRAAEDIDALPRMDRDWIAVNVAPPPREIARPEPEVDLREILHALREVMGRAQMFTHHHIQREPLSIRERMSRVLERLGDDFIEFTGFFSPEEGRRGVVVTLLALLELLKEHLIELVQNEPFTPIYVKRADR
- the scpB gene encoding SMC-Scp complex subunit ScpB — translated: MSEIPIIRQVIEAALLSATQPLSLERLERLFEGEEPALDRQAIRQALGELADDCDSRCYELSEVASGYRLQIKSELAPWIHRLWEERPPRYSRATLETLALIAYRQPITRGEIESVRGVSVSSHIIKGLQERDWVRVVGHREVPGRPALYATTRGFLDYFGLKSLDELPPLAEFMDIEGLHPQLDLGDPEAIGAEAEAEAEAEAEAEAEAEAEAEAEAEAEAEAEAEAEAEAEAEAEAEAKPQDGGA
- a CDS encoding GtrA family protein, with product MSLALRYSLFAALATLANLLTQDVTLLLFEHQVYALYVAMATGTLVGLYAKYVLDKRYIFAYRTRDAAHDVRTFMLYATTGAFTTLIFWACELGFYHAFGTHAWRTAGAVIGLSIGYWLKYRLDRRFAFATAADTATG
- the moaB gene encoding molybdenum cofactor biosynthesis protein B, whose translation is MTQAAEFIPLNIAVLTISDSRTEADDTSGQVLMERITKAGHHIAERCIVKDDIYQIRATLSQWIASPKIHAVISTGGTGVTGRDGTPEAISPLLDKEIEGFGELFRSLSYEEIKTSSIQSRAIAGVANATYIFCLPGSSGACRTGWDRLIEAQLDHRTRPCNLVMLMPRLLER
- a CDS encoding pseudouridine synthase; protein product: MNDSVPPERLQKLLARAGLGSRREIETWIAAGEITVNGEVATLGTRATASDRVTRQGRPLSLSRRIAQEPQTIVYFKPEGEVSTRSDPEGRPSVYANLPRGRWVGVGRLDINTSGLLLFTNDGELAHKLMHPSSGIEREYAVRIRGEASEEQLTRLRTGIELDDGPAGFDDVIDAGGSGGSNHWFHVVLKEGRKREVRRLWEAVGLVVSRLIRVRYGPIQLGRVLRAGRWRALDENELRELYKAAGVNPPFPTRPPKRTRPSRRR